In one window of Nocardioides sp. DNA:
- a CDS encoding NADPH:quinone oxidoreductase family protein, giving the protein MRAAQVVTTTGPADVVINEVDSPTPQAHDVLIEVHAVGISFPDLLLSKGQYQIKPEPPFTLGVDFAGVVLDPGAPESSGFQVGQRVCGVNAYGGAAEVVANPVIFTFPLPDNVSYEQGAALPMNYLTAQFALKQRGGIKAGETVLVNGAAGGVGTATLQVAKGYGAKTIALVSTEEKAEVARSAGADEVIVGSDFRDAVKDLTGGRGADIMLDVAGGDAFTDYLRCLAEGGRLLVVGFASGQGIPEVKVNRLLLNNIDVRGVGWGAYAMTRPGYMQQQWLELAPMLESGVLNSPIGKTYDFADFGAALQDLDDRRTLGKSVVRVR; this is encoded by the coding sequence CCGGTCCCGCCGACGTCGTGATCAACGAGGTCGACTCGCCCACACCACAAGCCCACGATGTCCTCATCGAGGTGCACGCGGTGGGGATCTCGTTCCCCGACCTGCTGCTCAGCAAGGGGCAGTATCAGATCAAGCCCGAGCCGCCGTTCACGCTCGGGGTCGACTTCGCGGGCGTCGTACTCGATCCTGGCGCTCCCGAGTCCAGCGGCTTCCAGGTGGGCCAGCGGGTGTGCGGGGTGAATGCGTACGGCGGTGCGGCCGAGGTCGTCGCCAACCCGGTGATCTTCACGTTCCCGCTGCCGGACAACGTGTCGTACGAGCAGGGCGCCGCGCTGCCGATGAACTACCTGACCGCGCAGTTCGCGCTCAAGCAGCGCGGTGGGATCAAGGCCGGTGAGACCGTGCTGGTCAACGGCGCGGCGGGCGGCGTGGGGACCGCGACGCTCCAGGTCGCGAAAGGCTATGGCGCGAAAACGATCGCACTGGTCTCGACCGAGGAGAAGGCCGAGGTCGCCCGCTCCGCAGGCGCGGACGAGGTGATCGTCGGCTCCGACTTCCGCGACGCGGTCAAGGATCTGACCGGCGGCCGCGGTGCCGACATCATGCTCGACGTCGCGGGCGGCGACGCGTTCACCGACTACCTGCGCTGCCTGGCCGAGGGCGGGCGCCTGCTGGTCGTCGGCTTCGCGTCCGGCCAAGGCATTCCCGAGGTCAAGGTCAATCGGCTGCTGCTCAACAACATCGACGTACGCGGGGTGGGCTGGGGTGCGTACGCGATGACCCGCCCGGGCTATATGCAGCAGCAGTGGCTCGAGCTCGCCCCGATGCTGGAGTCGGGCGTGCTCAACTCGCCGATCGGCAAGACGTACGACTTCGCCGACTTCGGCGCCGCGCTGCAGGACCTCGACGACCGTCGTACGCTCGGCAAGTCGGTCGTACGCGTGCGCTAG
- a CDS encoding sialidase family protein has product MTPSAKARRATLVVSSALALAAGAITVAPAQAAVDDWVRISPSANPNFATPASARTPDGTQHVIWQVDGGNFEHVAIAPNGRRSAVSRVLAAPWSAVSSYPDLVAMPDGSLRLLFTGKRTGGTADFFDGKGIYNAVSTDGGATWTVPNEIYARAVGGGDHALGAVLPDGRVLAGHHDTAGFHFRIGAGNDAEAAIESVNTDVAIAGAHDYSIVASGGVVWLTYNVGDANSTVAQQIWPSIGAQVRPPVTTGYSYAGTPVVDRPGVGAVAAFEAGYGTSHQVYVWELATNRVRRVPGFAGPNNVFLDVLPDGHLWIGATGPINYQPRASRVAKSGWTIDRRPALLPGAYSTFDGTVAATSTLGSTLVMSGKITASDSTEGMLAHQVMATLNVRATPRRWRIRRTQRVAIKVTDVDGAVAGARVRAGDERCRTNSRGVCRLRFTASVRPRQIRVKVTKRGYYAGSAKLVVRR; this is encoded by the coding sequence ATGACTCCTAGCGCCAAGGCCCGCCGCGCCACCCTCGTCGTGTCCAGCGCGCTGGCGCTGGCGGCTGGCGCGATCACCGTCGCTCCCGCGCAGGCTGCCGTCGACGACTGGGTCCGGATCAGCCCGAGCGCGAATCCCAACTTCGCCACGCCCGCCTCAGCACGTACGCCTGACGGCACGCAGCATGTGATCTGGCAGGTGGACGGTGGCAACTTCGAGCACGTGGCGATCGCACCGAACGGGCGTCGCAGCGCGGTGTCGCGCGTGCTCGCCGCCCCGTGGTCTGCCGTGTCGTCCTACCCTGACCTCGTCGCGATGCCCGACGGCTCACTGCGGTTGCTCTTCACCGGCAAACGTACGGGCGGCACGGCCGACTTCTTCGACGGCAAGGGGATCTACAACGCAGTCTCCACCGACGGCGGCGCAACCTGGACAGTGCCGAACGAGATCTATGCCCGCGCTGTCGGCGGGGGCGACCACGCGCTCGGCGCGGTGCTGCCCGACGGACGTGTCCTCGCCGGCCACCACGACACCGCGGGCTTCCACTTCCGCATCGGTGCCGGGAACGACGCGGAAGCCGCGATCGAGTCCGTCAACACCGACGTCGCGATCGCTGGTGCTCATGACTACTCGATCGTCGCCTCGGGTGGCGTGGTGTGGCTGACGTACAACGTCGGCGACGCCAACTCGACCGTCGCGCAACAGATCTGGCCGAGCATCGGCGCACAGGTTCGACCGCCGGTCACCACCGGCTACAGCTATGCGGGCACTCCGGTCGTCGACCGTCCCGGCGTGGGTGCGGTCGCGGCCTTCGAAGCCGGGTACGGCACCAGCCATCAGGTCTATGTGTGGGAGTTGGCGACCAACAGGGTGCGCCGGGTGCCTGGCTTCGCCGGCCCAAACAACGTGTTCTTGGACGTGCTGCCCGACGGACACCTGTGGATCGGCGCGACCGGGCCGATCAACTACCAGCCTCGCGCCTCCCGGGTCGCGAAGTCTGGTTGGACCATCGACCGCCGCCCGGCGCTGTTGCCGGGTGCGTACAGCACGTTCGACGGCACCGTCGCCGCCACCTCGACGCTCGGCTCCACACTGGTGATGAGCGGCAAGATCACCGCATCGGACTCGACCGAAGGGATGCTGGCCCACCAGGTCATGGCGACGCTGAACGTACGCGCCACACCACGCCGCTGGCGCATCCGCCGCACCCAGCGCGTCGCCATCAAGGTGACCGACGTGGACGGCGCCGTCGCGGGCGCGCGCGTGCGCGCGGGTGATGAACGGTGTCGTACGAACTCCCGCGGCGTGTGTCGGCTGCGGTTCACCGCCTCGGTTCGCCCGCGCCAGATCCGGGTGAAGGTGACCAAGCGCGGCTACTACGCCGGTTCGGCGAAACTGGTCGTACGCCGCTAG
- a CDS encoding calcium-binding protein, giving the protein MNLRPAQRSRRRLVTAAASALLMLPLWSAQAAPPKRDELCFGERATHTGSAGETVVGTPEADVIIGGGRVLAYAGNDLICDASYVLGGDGDDRIQLPNGGTANGEAGNDELIALGDPGGTPATMLGGDGDDVIYGATMGEIVYGGAGNDVIRSGGGRDRVYAGEGNDQVFGGPGRDRIFGGPGNDHLDGGPGRDRGYAGPGNDTCRSIEKRGSCRRQR; this is encoded by the coding sequence GTGAACCTGCGCCCTGCACAGCGCTCGCGTCGTCGGCTGGTCACGGCCGCGGCGAGTGCACTGCTCATGCTGCCGCTGTGGTCGGCCCAGGCCGCTCCGCCCAAGCGTGACGAACTCTGCTTCGGCGAACGCGCGACCCACACCGGCTCGGCCGGTGAGACCGTCGTCGGCACGCCCGAAGCCGACGTGATCATCGGCGGCGGGCGCGTGCTGGCCTATGCCGGGAACGACCTGATCTGCGATGCGTCGTACGTGCTCGGCGGCGACGGCGACGATCGCATCCAACTGCCCAACGGCGGCACCGCCAACGGCGAGGCGGGCAACGACGAACTGATCGCCCTCGGCGACCCGGGCGGCACCCCCGCGACGATGCTCGGCGGCGACGGAGACGACGTCATCTACGGCGCCACGATGGGCGAGATCGTCTACGGCGGAGCGGGCAACGACGTGATCCGTTCCGGCGGCGGGCGCGACCGCGTCTATGCCGGCGAAGGCAACGACCAGGTGTTCGGCGGCCCAGGCCGCGATCGGATCTTCGGGGGTCCGGGCAACGACCACCTCGATGGTGGACCAGGGCGTGACCGCGGGTACGCCGGCCCGGGCAACGACACCTGCCGCTCCATCGAGAAGCGCGGCAGCTGCCGTCGCCAACGCTGA
- a CDS encoding M13-type metalloendopeptidase, with protein sequence MTILDDARAGMDLDVRPQDDLFGYVNGTWLATEEIPSDRSSWGPFVQLADRAEAQVRDIITELAEADAESAEGVDADEAAKIAALYQSFMDTDSIEKKGLRPIQPLVRAIEGLRDLRDLAAFVGEFERIGGPALFGSYVNTDRKDSERYLLYLLQGGLGLPDESYYRDEKFAEIREKYVSYLDRLLTLAGYRDEAAGWAARILEIDTLIAKGHWERAETRDVQKTYNLLTVEQLRELVPTWDWDVYITNLGGSEQTLAEVVVMEPSFFEHLSTVLTEVPLDDWKTWLLTRVLRSSAPYLTDDFVETNFDFYGRTLSGTPELRARWKRAVALVEGAIGEAVGKEYVARHFPPESKAMMDELVANLLEAYRQSIAKLDWMTEATKQRAYEKLDQFRPKIGYPVEFRDYSSLQVRADNLMGNVAASAEFETKRELAKIGAPVDRDEWFMLPQTVNAYYNPGTNEICFPAGILQRPFFSPDAHPAENYGGIGAVIGHEIGHGFDDQGAQYDGAGNLEDWWSADDKAAFEVKSKALIEQYDGFEPRALPGEKVNGALTVGENIGDLGGLTIGHFAYLISQGGEAAADDRKKVFMNWAYCWRTKRRKELDQQYLTVDPHSPPEFRANIVRNLDEFHEVFETSESDGLWLAPQERVRIW encoded by the coding sequence GTGACGATCCTTGATGATGCCCGCGCGGGCATGGACCTTGACGTACGACCCCAGGACGACCTTTTCGGGTACGTGAATGGCACCTGGCTGGCGACCGAGGAGATCCCGTCCGACCGGTCGTCGTGGGGGCCGTTCGTGCAGCTGGCCGACCGCGCCGAGGCGCAGGTGCGCGACATCATTACCGAGTTGGCCGAGGCGGACGCCGAGAGCGCCGAGGGTGTCGATGCGGACGAGGCGGCCAAGATCGCGGCGCTCTACCAGTCGTTCATGGACACCGACTCGATCGAGAAGAAGGGCTTGCGCCCGATCCAGCCGCTGGTTCGCGCGATCGAAGGTCTGCGCGATCTGCGTGACCTGGCCGCATTCGTGGGTGAGTTCGAGCGGATCGGCGGGCCGGCGCTGTTCGGGTCGTACGTCAACACCGACCGCAAGGACTCCGAGCGCTATTTGCTCTACCTGCTCCAAGGTGGCCTCGGGTTGCCGGACGAGTCCTATTACCGCGACGAGAAGTTCGCCGAGATCAGGGAGAAGTACGTCTCCTACCTCGACCGCCTGCTCACGCTGGCCGGCTATCGCGACGAGGCTGCCGGGTGGGCGGCCCGCATACTCGAGATCGACACGCTGATCGCGAAGGGACACTGGGAGCGCGCGGAGACGCGTGATGTCCAGAAGACGTACAACCTGCTGACCGTCGAGCAGCTTCGCGAACTCGTGCCGACCTGGGACTGGGACGTCTACATCACCAATCTCGGCGGCTCCGAGCAGACGCTGGCCGAGGTCGTGGTGATGGAGCCGTCGTTCTTCGAGCACCTGTCGACCGTGCTTACCGAGGTGCCGCTCGACGACTGGAAGACCTGGCTGTTGACGCGCGTACTGCGTTCGTCGGCGCCCTACCTGACCGACGACTTCGTCGAGACGAACTTCGACTTCTACGGCCGTACGTTGAGCGGCACCCCTGAGTTGCGGGCTCGGTGGAAGCGGGCGGTCGCACTCGTCGAGGGCGCGATCGGGGAGGCAGTCGGCAAGGAGTACGTCGCGCGTCACTTCCCGCCCGAGTCCAAGGCGATGATGGACGAACTGGTCGCCAACCTGCTGGAGGCCTACCGCCAGTCCATCGCGAAACTCGACTGGATGACCGAGGCGACCAAGCAGCGGGCGTACGAGAAGCTCGACCAATTCCGGCCCAAGATCGGCTACCCGGTGGAGTTCCGGGACTACTCGTCGCTGCAGGTGCGCGCCGACAACCTGATGGGCAACGTCGCGGCGTCCGCGGAGTTCGAGACCAAGCGCGAACTGGCCAAGATCGGTGCGCCGGTGGATCGCGACGAGTGGTTCATGCTGCCGCAGACGGTCAACGCGTACTACAACCCCGGCACCAACGAGATCTGCTTCCCGGCCGGGATCCTGCAACGCCCGTTCTTCTCTCCGGACGCCCATCCGGCGGAGAACTACGGCGGCATCGGCGCCGTGATCGGCCACGAGATCGGTCACGGTTTCGACGACCAAGGCGCGCAGTACGACGGCGCGGGCAACCTGGAGGACTGGTGGAGCGCGGACGACAAGGCCGCCTTCGAGGTGAAGTCGAAGGCGTTGATCGAGCAGTACGACGGGTTCGAGCCGCGTGCGCTGCCCGGTGAGAAGGTCAACGGTGCCTTGACCGTGGGCGAGAACATCGGCGACCTCGGCGGACTCACGATCGGCCACTTCGCGTACCTGATCAGTCAGGGTGGCGAGGCTGCCGCTGATGATCGCAAGAAGGTCTTCATGAACTGGGCCTACTGCTGGCGTACGAAGCGCCGCAAGGAACTCGACCAGCAATACCTCACCGTCGACCCGCACTCCCCGCCGGAGTTCCGCGCCAACATCGTGCGTAATCTCGACGAGTTCCACGAGGTTTTCGAGACCTCGGAGTCGGACGGGTTGTGGCTGGCGCCCCAGGAGCGCGTACGGATCTGGTGA
- a CDS encoding DHA2 family efflux MFS transporter permease subunit: MTNEIDFDETPGASDPSRDPHLPHEEKLDKGVLMTAGVVVLGAIMSILDITVVSVGLETFQREFEATAAEVAWTMTGYTLALATVIPMTGWAADRFGTKRLYLIAVTLFTIGSVLCATAGDLNQLVLYRVLQGLGGGMLMPLGMTILTRAAGPERVGRVMAIMGIPMLLGPIFGPILGGWLIDSASWHWIFLINLPIGILALVYAWFVLPKDEVHPSESFDFVGMLLLSPGLALFLYGVSSIPGAKQEHGTPWTTEVIVTMIAGALLTAIFVPWALRKSNEHPLVELRLLQNRNMTVALIAMSLFAIAFFGASLLFPLYFQQVRGEDALHAGLLLAPQGVGAMITMPIAGFLVDKIGPGKIVMTGIAIITAGMAMFTRIGADTSYVYMLSALFVMGLGMGATMMPIMTAALATLTDHNIARGSTLLNIQQQVAASIGTALFSVILTNQFVKSDAIKTATGLAQATHGSEDPNVLAEAAAKMGLDPTTLPALFKQANLDMADGFATVFVVATALVACCLIPAWFLPRNKVEPLDPSAMMH; the protein is encoded by the coding sequence GTGACCAATGAGATTGACTTCGATGAGACGCCGGGCGCGAGCGACCCGAGTCGCGACCCGCATCTGCCTCACGAGGAGAAGCTCGACAAGGGCGTCCTGATGACGGCCGGTGTCGTCGTCCTCGGCGCGATCATGTCGATCCTCGACATTACGGTCGTCTCGGTCGGTCTGGAGACGTTCCAGCGCGAGTTCGAGGCCACCGCGGCCGAGGTCGCGTGGACGATGACCGGCTACACGCTGGCGCTGGCCACCGTGATCCCGATGACCGGATGGGCGGCAGACCGCTTCGGCACCAAGCGCCTGTACCTGATCGCGGTCACCCTCTTCACGATCGGCTCGGTGCTGTGCGCCACCGCCGGTGACCTCAACCAGCTCGTGCTCTACCGGGTCCTCCAGGGTCTGGGTGGCGGCATGCTGATGCCGCTGGGCATGACGATCTTGACTCGCGCCGCTGGCCCCGAGCGCGTCGGTCGCGTGATGGCGATCATGGGCATCCCGATGCTGCTGGGCCCGATCTTCGGTCCCATCCTCGGCGGCTGGCTGATCGACTCCGCCTCGTGGCACTGGATCTTCCTGATCAACCTGCCGATCGGCATCCTGGCGCTGGTGTACGCCTGGTTCGTGCTGCCCAAGGACGAGGTGCACCCCTCGGAGAGCTTCGACTTCGTCGGCATGCTGCTGCTCTCGCCCGGCCTCGCGCTCTTCCTCTACGGCGTGAGCTCGATCCCCGGCGCCAAGCAGGAGCACGGCACCCCGTGGACCACCGAGGTCATCGTCACGATGATCGCCGGTGCCCTGCTGACCGCGATCTTCGTACCCTGGGCGCTGCGCAAGTCCAACGAGCACCCGCTCGTCGAACTGCGCCTGCTGCAGAACCGCAACATGACCGTCGCCCTGATCGCGATGTCGCTCTTCGCGATCGCGTTCTTCGGCGCCTCGCTGCTGTTCCCGCTCTACTTCCAGCAGGTCCGCGGTGAGGACGCGCTGCACGCCGGTCTGCTGCTGGCGCCCCAGGGTGTCGGCGCGATGATCACCATGCCGATCGCGGGCTTCCTGGTCGACAAGATCGGGCCGGGCAAGATCGTGATGACCGGCATCGCCATCATCACCGCGGGCATGGCGATGTTCACCCGGATCGGTGCCGACACGTCGTACGTCTACATGCTCTCGGCCTTGTTTGTGATGGGTCTGGGTATGGGCGCGACGATGATGCCGATCATGACTGCGGCCCTGGCCACGCTCACCGACCACAACATCGCGCGCGGTTCGACGCTGCTCAACATCCAGCAGCAGGTCGCGGCCTCCATCGGCACCGCGCTGTTCTCGGTGATCTTGACCAACCAGTTCGTGAAGTCCGATGCCATCAAGACCGCGACGGGCCTCGCGCAGGCCACCCACGGCAGCGAGGACCCCAACGTCCTGGCCGAGGCCGCGGCCAAGATGGGCCTCGACCCGACCACGCTGCCGGCGCTGTTCAAGCAGGCCAATCTCGACATGGCCGACGGCTTCGCCACGGTCTTCGTGGTAGCCACCGCGCTCGTCGCGTGCTGCTTGATCCCGGCGTGGTTCCTGCCGCGCAACAAGGTCGAGCCCCTCGATCCGTCGGCGATGATGCACTGA